The Bacteroides fragilis NCTC 9343 genome includes the window AGCAAGGCCAAAGTAGTATATAACAGAATGTCAGGCGGAGAATTTGCTTTCGGTCTGTTATGCGGTATACTTCCTTCAGCACTCCTGCTACCGTACCGATACTGGATGGCTATCGTACTTCCGCTGATCATGCTGTATCTGCTTTGCACACTGATGAAACGGAAGTTGCAAGGTTATACCGGCGACTGTTGCGGAGCACTGTTTCTTCTAAGCGAACTGTCTTTCTACCTGGGAATAGTTATACTAATGTTTATATAGTCATGGAAGTCATATTAATCCGCCATACCTCTGTCGATGTTCCTAAAGGAGTCTGTTATGGCCAGACTAATGTACCTTTGCGAGATAGTTTTGAAGAAGAAGCCTCAATTACGGCTCAACAACTACAGAACGACGTATTTGATGCCGTATTCACAAGCCCGCTGAGTCGTTGTACCCGCCTGGCAGACCACTGCGGTTATCCGGATGCCATTCGTGATGCCCGGCTGAAAGAGCTGAACTTCGGTGAATGGGAGATGCAGGAGTTTGATAAAATATGTGATCCGCGACTGGAGGAGTGGTATAACGACTACTTCCATGTAGCGGCTACAGGCGGAGAGTCTTTTATGATGCAGCTTCAACGGGTATCGGAGTTCCTGAATGAAGTGAGTGGAAAAGAGTATAAACGCATAGCCGTCTTTGCACATGGAGGGGTGCTGATTTGTGCACAAATCTATGCAGGGATACTGAGAATGGAAGACGCTTTTGACGCACTGACACCTTACGGCGGAGTGGTCCGGCTGCAACTTAACTCAAAGACAGAAGAATAGTCAGCCACACTAACACAACCATCAGTACCTCTGCCTGCCGATTGACACAGACGGCTTTCTTCATATCCTCGGTTGTCAATGCCCGTTCGTTGTTGCCTATAAAAGGCTTCCACACCTCTTCACCGAAATAATAGTGGGGCCCGCCGAAACGGCAATTCAGAATACCGGCCAAAGCAGCTTCGGGATAACCGGAGTTTGGACTGGCGTGCCG containing:
- the cobC gene encoding alpha-ribazole phosphatase; amino-acid sequence: MEVILIRHTSVDVPKGVCYGQTNVPLRDSFEEEASITAQQLQNDVFDAVFTSPLSRCTRLADHCGYPDAIRDARLKELNFGEWEMQEFDKICDPRLEEWYNDYFHVAATGGESFMMQLQRVSEFLNEVSGKEYKRIAVFAHGGVLICAQIYAGILRMEDAFDALTPYGGVVRLQLNSKTEE